One genomic region from Cucumis melo cultivar AY chromosome 9, USDA_Cmelo_AY_1.0, whole genome shotgun sequence encodes:
- the LOC103498666 gene encoding protein RAE1: protein MAAFANPNPNKSFEVAQPPSDSVSSLSFSPKANHLVATSWDNQVRCWEIMQNAGNLASTPKASISHDQPVLCSAWKDDGTTVFSGGCDKQVKMWPLLSGGQAMTVAMHDAPVKEVAWIPELNLLVSGSWDKTLKYWDTRQPNPVHTQQLPDRCYSMAVRHPLMVVGTADRNLIVFNLQTPQSEFKRIVSPLKYQTRCVAAFPDQQGFLVGSIEGRVGVHHLDESMANKNFTFKCHRDGSEIYSVNSLNFHPVHHTFATAGSDGAFNFWDKDSKQRLKAMSRCSQPISCSTFNQDGSIFAYSVCYDWSKGAENHNPATAKTYIYLHLPQEVEVKGKPRVGGGGRK from the exons ATGGCTGCATTTGCGAACCCCAATCCTAATAAATCCTTTGAG GTTGCTCAACCTCCTAGTGATTCTGTGTCGAGCCTTAGTTTTAGTCCAAAGGCGAATCACTTGGTTGCGACTTCATGGGATAATCAG GTCCGTTGCTGGGAAATAATGCAAAATGCAGGTAATCTTGCCAGTACGCCTAAGGCTTCCATATCCCACGATCAACCG GTTTTATGCTCAGCCTGGAAGGATGATGGAACGACTGTGTTTTCTGGAGGCTGTGATAAACAAGTTAAAATGTGGCCCTTATTGTCAGGTGGTCAAGCCATGACTGTAGCCATGCATGATGCACCTGTCAAAGAAGTTGCTTGGATCCCTGAATTGAACCTATTGGTTTCTGGAAGTTGGGACAAGACATTAaa GTATTGGGATACAAGGCAGCCAAACCCTGTACATACGCAACAACTTCCTGATCGCTGTTATTCAATGGCAGTGAGACATCCTCTAATGGTAGTTGGTACTGCAGATAGAAATCTCATAGTATTTAACTTGCAAACTCCTCAG AGTGAATTTAAGAGAATTGTTTCACCCTTGAAGTATCAAACAAGATGTGTAGCCGCCTTTCCTGATCAGCAAGGTTTCTTG GTTGGTTCAATAGAGGGAAGGGTTGGTGTCCATCACCTTGACGAGTCTATGGCAAATAAGAACTTCACTTTCAAGTGCCACAGGGATGGGTCTGAGATATATTCTGTCAACTCCTTGAACTTCCATCCT GTGCATCACACTTTTGCAACTGCAGGGTCGGATGGTGCTTTTAATTTCTGGGACAAGGATAGCAAGCAGAGGCTGAAG GCAATGTCACGGTGTAGTCAGCCCATAAGTTGTAGCACTTTCAACCAGGATGGGTCGATATTTGCATATTCA GTGTGCTACGATTGGAGTAAAGGGGCAGAAAATCACAACCCAGCAACAGCAAAGACTTACATCTACTTGCACCTTCCACAG GAGGTTGAGGTTAAAGGCAAGCCACGAGTTGGGGGCGGTGGAAGAAAGTGA